The Solea solea chromosome 19, fSolSol10.1, whole genome shotgun sequence genome has a window encoding:
- the LOC131446130 gene encoding alpha-synuclein-like: MDMVKKGFTKAKGGVVAAAEKTRQGVTGAAEMTKDGVMLVGNKTIDGVSTVAGKTVSGVSHMGGAVVTGVTAVAQKTVESAGTIVTGLVKKDPAKPTDDAAAAAAAVENVAESPVDTEPADAEATEEDSDD; encoded by the exons ATGGACATGGTAAAGAAGGGTTTTACCAAAGCCAAAGGTGGAGTCGTGGCAGCGGCGGAGAAAACCAGGCAGGGAGTGACCGGAGCAGCTGAGATGACGAAAGATGGGGTCATGTTAGTCG GCAACAAAACAATAGATGGTGTCTCAACAG TTGCAGGTAAAACTGTGTCTGGAGTATCTCACATGGGTGGAGCTGTGGTTACCGGGGTTACGGCTGTGGCCCAGAAAACTGTGGAGAGCGCAGGCACCATTGTCACCGGACTGGTCAAGAAGGATCCAGCCAAACCG acTGATGacgctgccgctgccgccgccgcagTAGAGAACGTGGCAGAGTCACCGGTGGATACTGAGCCTGCTGACGCTGAAGCTACTGAG GAGGACTCCGACGACTGA
- the LOC131446129 gene encoding NLR family CARD domain-containing protein 3-like isoform X1: MTEVQQISDCVEEDKDRAESAGPSCLSVKSDQSMGNPLSFSGEPGASVTKGQNQKRRAESAGPSCLSVKSDQSMGNPLSFSREPGASETKGQNQKRRAESAGPSCLSVKSDQSMGNPISFSREPGASETKHKFAVSVDDQTSCCLVCQEILKDPVSTRCSHCYGKRPRTGCGPQTISVQTDGLQEVLDEHKISLRRRFEHVTEGTEGRGSRTLLKRIFTELYITEGQGEEVNTQHEVMQLETSSKKKIIQDTPIKCCDIFKALPDQQGPIRVVLTNGVAGVGKTFLVQKFTLDWADGSENQDLNLLILLSFRELNLIRDQQHSLLTLLHVFHPTLQKVGAEKLAVCKLLFIFDGLDESRLSLDFNSRMLVSDVTHRSSVSVLLTNLIQGNLLPSALIWITSRPAAASRIPPTCVDRVTEVRGFTDDQKDEYFRKRSRDDLSSKIISHIKTSRSLHIMCQIPVFCWISATVLEYMLTTEQRGELPKSLTDLYSHFLLVQTKRKKNKYDKGRETSPQELMEADRDVLLKLGRLAFEHLQKGDIMFYQEDLERCGLSVTEASVYSGVCTEIFRRECVIFQKTVYCFVHLSIQEFLAAVYMFHCFTNRKTEVLQDFFRQEDRDSNGFSRNFSLDDFLKEATEKSLQSENGHLDLFVRFLHGLCLESNQRLVGGLLGQTQNSPEIIQSVIKNLKKMNTDNISPDRSINIFHCLTEMNDQSVHQEIQQFMKSKDRRQKLSEVHCSALAYVLQMSEEVLDELDLDKYSSSDKGKHRLMAAVRNCRKARLSRCRLSGINCSFLASALKSNPSHLRDLDVGWNNLQDSGVKMLCSGLESPHCRLETLTLSCCILSESCCSFLASALKSNSHLRELDLSWNRLLDSGVKLLCFGLESPNCRLETLELSGCGLSEIGCSSLASALKSNPSHLRELDLSENHLQDSGVKPLSDLVKSPDYRLDIVRWKW, from the exons ATGACTGAAGTCCAGCAGATAAGTGATTGTGTGGAGGAAGACaaggacagagcagagtctgCAGGacccagctgtctgtctgtgaagagtgaccagtCCATGGGTAACCCTCTAAGCTTCAGTggtgaacctggagcctcagtgACAAA aggtcagaaccagaAACGGAGAGCTGAGTCTGCAGGacccagctgtctgtctgtgaagagtgaccagtCCATGGGTAACCCTCTAAGCTTCAGTcgtgaacctggagcctcagagacaaa aggtcagaaccagaAACGGAGAGCTGAGTCTGCAGGacccagctgtctgtctgtgaagagtgaccagtCCATGGGTAACCCTATAAGCTTCAGTcgtgaacctggagcctcagagacaaa acacaagtttgctgtttctgtggacGACCAGACGTCCTGCTGTCTTGTGTGTCAGGAGATCCTGAAGGATCCAGTCTCCACCAGATGTAGTCACTGCTATGGGAAAAGACCCAGGACAGGATGTGGACCACAGACCATCAGTGTACAGA cagatGGTCTGCAGGAGGTTCTAGATGAACATAAGATCAGTCTGAGGAGGAgatttgaacatgtgactgaaggaacTGAGGGGAGAGGAAGTAGAACCCTCCTGAAGAGgatcttcactgagctctaCATCACTGAGGGACAGGGTGAAGAGGTCAATACTCAACatgaggtgatgcagctggagaCAAGCTCCAAGAAGAAGATCATCCAGGACACTCCCATCAAGTGCtgcgacatctttaaagccttaccTGACCAGCAGGGACCCATCAGAGTTGTCCTGACCAATGGCGTCGctggtgttggaaaaaccttcttggtgcagaagttcactctggactgggccgaTGGTTCGGAAAACCAGGATTTGAATCTGCTGATTCTGCTCTCATTCAGGGAGCTGAACCTGATCAGagatcagcagcacagtcttctcACGCTGCTCCATGTTTTCCATCCAACATTACAGAAGGTCGGAGCAGAGAAGCTCGCTGTCTGTAAActtttgttcatctttgacggCCTGGATGAAAGCAGACTCTCACTGGACTTCAACAGCAGGATGCTTGtttctgacgtcacacacaggtcatcagTCAGCGTGCTGCTGACCAACCTCATCCAGGGGAATCTGCTTCCTTCAGCGCTCATCTGGATAACTTcccgacctgcagcagccagtCGGATCCCTCCTACATGTGTTGACAGGGTAACAGAAGTTCGAGGCTTTACTGACGACCAGAAGGACgagtacttcaggaagagatCCAGAGATGATCTGTCCAGCAAAATCATCTCACATATCAAGACATCCaggagcctccacatcatgtgtcaaatcccagtcttctgctggatcagtgctacagttctggagtacatgttgaccacagagcagagaggagagctaCCCAAGTCCCTGACAGACCTGTACTCACACTTCCTGCTGGttcagacaaagaggaagaagaacaagtacGATAAAGGACGTGAGACGAGTCCACAGGAGCTGATGGAGGCTGACAGGGATGTTCTTCTGAAGCTGGGGAGGCTGGCCtttgaacatctgcagaaaggagacatcatgttctaccaagAAGACCTGGAGCGGTGTGGTCTTAGTGTGACGGAGGCCTCGGTGTACTCAGGAGTTTGTACGGAGATCTTCAGAAGGGAGTGTGTTATCTTCCAGAAAACGGTCTactgctttgttcatctgagcattcaggagtttctggctgcagtctacatgttccactgtttcaccaacaggaagacagaagtactgcaggacttcttcagacaagaagacagGGACTCAAACGGGTTTAGCAGAAACTTCTCACTTGACGACTTCCTGAAAGAAGCCACGGAGAAATcacttcaaagtgaaaatggtcaccTGGACCTGTTTGTTCGCTTCCTTCATGGACTCTGTCTGGAGTCTAACCAGAGACTCGTAGGAGGTCTGCTGGGCCAGACTCAGAACAGTCCAGAAATCATCCAGAGTGTCATCAAGAACCTGAAGAAgatgaacacagacaacatctcacctgacaggagcatcaacatcttccactgtctgacagagatgaaCGACCAATCAGTGCATCAAGAGATCCAACAGTTCATGAAGTcaaaggacagaagacagaaacTCTCTGAGGTCCACTGCTCAGCTCTGGCCTACGTTctgcagatgtctgaggaggttctggatgagttgGACCTGGACAAGTACAGCTCATCAGACAAGGGAAAACACAGACTGATGGCAGCTGTGAGGAACTGCAGAAAGGCTCG gttgagtcgCTGCAGATTGTCGGGGATCAACTGTTCTTTTCtggcctcagctctgaagtccaacccctcccacctgagagaTCTGGACGTGGGCTGGAACaacctgcaggattcaggagtgaagatgctgtgttctggactggagagtccacactgtagactggagactctgac gttgagttgCTGCATTTTGTCAGAGAGCTGCTGTTCTTTTCTGGCATCAGCACTGAAGTCCAACTCCCActtgagagaactggacctgagctggAACAGGCTGctggattcaggagtgaagctgctgtgttttggactggagagtccaaaCTGTAGACTTGAGACTCTGGA gttgagtggCTGCGGTTTGTCAGAGATCggctgttcttctctggcctcagctctgaaatccaacccctcccacctgagagaATTGGACCTGAGTGAGAACcatctgcaggattcaggagtgaagcctCTGTCTGATCTTGTGAAGAGTCCAGACTACAGACTGGACATTGTGAG GTGGAAGTGGTAA
- the LOC131446129 gene encoding NLR family CARD domain-containing protein 3-like isoform X2, which produces MTEVQQISDCVEEDKDRAESAGPSCLSVKSDQSMGNPLSFSGEPGASVTKGQNQKRRAESAGPSCLSVKSDQSMGNPLSFSREPGASETKGQNQKRRAESAGPSCLSVKSDQSMGNPISFSREPGASETKHKFAVSVDDQTSCCLVCQEILKDPVSTRCSHCYGKRPRTGCGPQTISVQNGLQEVLDEHKISLRRRFEHVTEGTEGRGSRTLLKRIFTELYITEGQGEEVNTQHEVMQLETSSKKKIIQDTPIKCCDIFKALPDQQGPIRVVLTNGVAGVGKTFLVQKFTLDWADGSENQDLNLLILLSFRELNLIRDQQHSLLTLLHVFHPTLQKVGAEKLAVCKLLFIFDGLDESRLSLDFNSRMLVSDVTHRSSVSVLLTNLIQGNLLPSALIWITSRPAAASRIPPTCVDRVTEVRGFTDDQKDEYFRKRSRDDLSSKIISHIKTSRSLHIMCQIPVFCWISATVLEYMLTTEQRGELPKSLTDLYSHFLLVQTKRKKNKYDKGRETSPQELMEADRDVLLKLGRLAFEHLQKGDIMFYQEDLERCGLSVTEASVYSGVCTEIFRRECVIFQKTVYCFVHLSIQEFLAAVYMFHCFTNRKTEVLQDFFRQEDRDSNGFSRNFSLDDFLKEATEKSLQSENGHLDLFVRFLHGLCLESNQRLVGGLLGQTQNSPEIIQSVIKNLKKMNTDNISPDRSINIFHCLTEMNDQSVHQEIQQFMKSKDRRQKLSEVHCSALAYVLQMSEEVLDELDLDKYSSSDKGKHRLMAAVRNCRKARLSRCRLSGINCSFLASALKSNPSHLRDLDVGWNNLQDSGVKMLCSGLESPHCRLETLTLSCCILSESCCSFLASALKSNSHLRELDLSWNRLLDSGVKLLCFGLESPNCRLETLELSGCGLSEIGCSSLASALKSNPSHLRELDLSENHLQDSGVKPLSDLVKSPDYRLDIVRWKW; this is translated from the exons ATGACTGAAGTCCAGCAGATAAGTGATTGTGTGGAGGAAGACaaggacagagcagagtctgCAGGacccagctgtctgtctgtgaagagtgaccagtCCATGGGTAACCCTCTAAGCTTCAGTggtgaacctggagcctcagtgACAAA aggtcagaaccagaAACGGAGAGCTGAGTCTGCAGGacccagctgtctgtctgtgaagagtgaccagtCCATGGGTAACCCTCTAAGCTTCAGTcgtgaacctggagcctcagagacaaa aggtcagaaccagaAACGGAGAGCTGAGTCTGCAGGacccagctgtctgtctgtgaagagtgaccagtCCATGGGTAACCCTATAAGCTTCAGTcgtgaacctggagcctcagagacaaa acacaagtttgctgtttctgtggacGACCAGACGTCCTGCTGTCTTGTGTGTCAGGAGATCCTGAAGGATCCAGTCTCCACCAGATGTAGTCACTGCTATGGGAAAAGACCCAGGACAGGATGTGGACCACAGACCATCAGTGTACAGA atGGTCTGCAGGAGGTTCTAGATGAACATAAGATCAGTCTGAGGAGGAgatttgaacatgtgactgaaggaacTGAGGGGAGAGGAAGTAGAACCCTCCTGAAGAGgatcttcactgagctctaCATCACTGAGGGACAGGGTGAAGAGGTCAATACTCAACatgaggtgatgcagctggagaCAAGCTCCAAGAAGAAGATCATCCAGGACACTCCCATCAAGTGCtgcgacatctttaaagccttaccTGACCAGCAGGGACCCATCAGAGTTGTCCTGACCAATGGCGTCGctggtgttggaaaaaccttcttggtgcagaagttcactctggactgggccgaTGGTTCGGAAAACCAGGATTTGAATCTGCTGATTCTGCTCTCATTCAGGGAGCTGAACCTGATCAGagatcagcagcacagtcttctcACGCTGCTCCATGTTTTCCATCCAACATTACAGAAGGTCGGAGCAGAGAAGCTCGCTGTCTGTAAActtttgttcatctttgacggCCTGGATGAAAGCAGACTCTCACTGGACTTCAACAGCAGGATGCTTGtttctgacgtcacacacaggtcatcagTCAGCGTGCTGCTGACCAACCTCATCCAGGGGAATCTGCTTCCTTCAGCGCTCATCTGGATAACTTcccgacctgcagcagccagtCGGATCCCTCCTACATGTGTTGACAGGGTAACAGAAGTTCGAGGCTTTACTGACGACCAGAAGGACgagtacttcaggaagagatCCAGAGATGATCTGTCCAGCAAAATCATCTCACATATCAAGACATCCaggagcctccacatcatgtgtcaaatcccagtcttctgctggatcagtgctacagttctggagtacatgttgaccacagagcagagaggagagctaCCCAAGTCCCTGACAGACCTGTACTCACACTTCCTGCTGGttcagacaaagaggaagaagaacaagtacGATAAAGGACGTGAGACGAGTCCACAGGAGCTGATGGAGGCTGACAGGGATGTTCTTCTGAAGCTGGGGAGGCTGGCCtttgaacatctgcagaaaggagacatcatgttctaccaagAAGACCTGGAGCGGTGTGGTCTTAGTGTGACGGAGGCCTCGGTGTACTCAGGAGTTTGTACGGAGATCTTCAGAAGGGAGTGTGTTATCTTCCAGAAAACGGTCTactgctttgttcatctgagcattcaggagtttctggctgcagtctacatgttccactgtttcaccaacaggaagacagaagtactgcaggacttcttcagacaagaagacagGGACTCAAACGGGTTTAGCAGAAACTTCTCACTTGACGACTTCCTGAAAGAAGCCACGGAGAAATcacttcaaagtgaaaatggtcaccTGGACCTGTTTGTTCGCTTCCTTCATGGACTCTGTCTGGAGTCTAACCAGAGACTCGTAGGAGGTCTGCTGGGCCAGACTCAGAACAGTCCAGAAATCATCCAGAGTGTCATCAAGAACCTGAAGAAgatgaacacagacaacatctcacctgacaggagcatcaacatcttccactgtctgacagagatgaaCGACCAATCAGTGCATCAAGAGATCCAACAGTTCATGAAGTcaaaggacagaagacagaaacTCTCTGAGGTCCACTGCTCAGCTCTGGCCTACGTTctgcagatgtctgaggaggttctggatgagttgGACCTGGACAAGTACAGCTCATCAGACAAGGGAAAACACAGACTGATGGCAGCTGTGAGGAACTGCAGAAAGGCTCG gttgagtcgCTGCAGATTGTCGGGGATCAACTGTTCTTTTCtggcctcagctctgaagtccaacccctcccacctgagagaTCTGGACGTGGGCTGGAACaacctgcaggattcaggagtgaagatgctgtgttctggactggagagtccacactgtagactggagactctgac gttgagttgCTGCATTTTGTCAGAGAGCTGCTGTTCTTTTCTGGCATCAGCACTGAAGTCCAACTCCCActtgagagaactggacctgagctggAACAGGCTGctggattcaggagtgaagctgctgtgttttggactggagagtccaaaCTGTAGACTTGAGACTCTGGA gttgagtggCTGCGGTTTGTCAGAGATCggctgttcttctctggcctcagctctgaaatccaacccctcccacctgagagaATTGGACCTGAGTGAGAACcatctgcaggattcaggagtgaagcctCTGTCTGATCTTGTGAAGAGTCCAGACTACAGACTGGACATTGTGAG GTGGAAGTGGTAA